The sequence AAAAGACGCAGTTATCGTCACGCGACCACGAGAACGAGAGGAGGACGACGGCAGTTAAACTAGGAGGACgcacatttgtaaaaatgtttcaatattttttctttgtcttactTTACTGAAGGTACATAAACAACAAAGTCTCTAAAACATTCACAGAAGCATACAGCAAAATTCACAAATGTATAAACGTAACACTGCGTTCAGGGACACGGAGAACATCCTGAGCGCTGTCCGCTccacagaagaagaataaaCGTAACTCGAGTCGTTTATTTCAGCCGTAACATTTTTGGACTCCGGTAACATAAGCGTTTGAGTTTTTCTGCAGAGGGTTAGGAGCTCCTGAGCCGAGCGGGACATGCGGTGTTCCCCGATAACCCGGTGACTCCGGTAACGCCCAGATGTCCCAGCTTTGTCCGAGCCCTGAACGCAGCGTTACGTTCGGTGAGTCTGGAGcgcgggggggtgggggggtggggtcaACTGACCCGTTTCTGAGCGCACGGACCGGTCCGAGTCGTGGACCTTTGGAACGCCGAGTCGGAGCGTGACTCGTTTAGCCTCGAACTGAGCCGCTGTCGCGTGTCGTCTGGTTCACAGGAAGTGATGTTTGGCGTTTTTCAGCCTCAAggatttgtcctttttttttgttgctaccccccccccctccggACAGACGACCTGAACTCAGGACACGACTTTCTTACGACCTTGAACCTTCTTCCCACCGTGACCCCCCCCCCGGGCGGGCACCGTACCTTCTCCCTTCAGTCCGACGCCTTAGCTTTCCGCCTCGGACTCGGAGTTGTCCAGAGTGGACACGGCTGAGCTGTACCACTCGGCGCTCTCCTCCTCGTCCTGCGCCGCGCCCACTCCGCCTCTGCCGCCGTCATCGTCCCCGCCTCCTCGGCCCCGCCTCTCGTTCAGCATCTCCATGGCCACCTGGTGGTAGGGGTGCTTGCGCTTGGTGTGCCGCCGCAGCGTGTTGCGCTCGGCGAAGCGCGTGTGGCAGAGCTGGCACTGGTAGGGCTTCTCGCCGGTGTGCACCCTCTGGTGACGCTGCAGCTCCCCCGCCTCGCGGAAGCGCTTGGAGCAGATGGGACACACGAAGTTCCTCTGGCCGGTGTGGATGTGCTTGTGCCGCTGTTGAAAGGAAACGACAAAACAAGATGGCCGGTGAGATATTAGCTGCAACAACCATCGTTCTGTCCACCGGCTAACGGTGCGACGACTTCAGGTTCTGTCAAAAAGCTAGGAgaaaataatatcttacctgctgtagataactcttttaaacagcctcagtttaatgcagaccagactgacgagctaaaagctacaaattcTACGTAAATAACCACAGACTTTATCCACAGCagataagatactgactgctcatatCCTCTCCGTTAtggcacaaatttaaaaaaatatattctaatCAGTCCCCAAAGATCAGTCAGTCTGAACTAAGCTAGAAAGAAtctttagaaataattttactGAATGAAACGAGTCACAATTCtactataatttaaaaaaaaaaaaaagaaaagtgggagctgattgggtttttttttttttacactaacgGACGCGTTTCTTTAGCGCAAACCTTCAAGGGGGGGCGttcaaaaaaacccacaaataaactgaaaatatcaaaggagcagcagaaccacGACGCTGTTgaacaaaagagaaataataaaaacagaaatgctgcTTTGTAGAAGAAACACGGCAACTTGAAACgcctcttttttgtttttttatctcgtcaaactgagataaaaagacttttttgtgtctgaatgACCCAGAAGACTCTTTAGTGAATAAACTATGAACTCAAGTCGTGTTCCAGTTTATCTTTTCCCAaattaactaaagaaatgttcatgtttttgttttgcaacgTTGATTTCCTGTCCTTTCGGACCATAATGAACgaactaaatgtaacaaaaatcGACGTATTAATCAGTAATTAATGAATCTTTGTGGCAGCTTCAGCTTCGGTTTCTGCTGGTTTGGCGAAAAACAAGCGTCTAGCGTCCGGACGGCGTTCACGAGGCGCTGACCTGCAGGTGGCTGGAGCGTTTGAAGGCTTTGCCGCACTGCTGGCAGACGTGAGGCTTCTTCTGCGAATGCGTGATGGCGTGCCGCTCCAGGTCGGAGAGGTAGAAGAAGATCCGCGGGCACAGCTGGCAGCACAGCACGCGGCGGGCGCCCAGGCTGGCCGGCGACTCCTCCGGCGAGAGGGGGTCCAGGGCCTCCAGGGGGTCCAGCCGGGCCGAGGGCAGGAGGGGGCCGACGGGAGGCGAGGGAGGAGCGGCCGGGTGGGAGGAGTAGAGGTGGTCATCCAGAGGGAAGCGCTCCGGGTGTGGGGGCGAGGAGTCGCGCTTCGCCTCCGGGGCTGGTGATTGGGCCTCGGCCTGCGAGGCAGGCAGCGCCGCGGGCTGAGGCTGCGGCGGGGGGCCGTCGCGCGCGGCCGGGNNNNNNNNNNNNNNNNNNNNNNNNNNNNNNNNNNNNNNNNNNNNNNNNNNNNNNNNNNNNNNNNNNNNNNNNNNNNNNNNNNNNNNNNNNNNNNNNNNNNNNNNNNNNNNNNNNNNNNNNNNNNNNNNNNNNNNNNNNNNNNNNNNNNNNNNNNNNNNNNNNNNNNNNNNNNNNNNNNNNNNNNNNNNNNNNNNNNNNNNNNNNNNNNNNNNNNNNNNNNNNNNNNNNNNNNNNNNNNNNNNNNNNNNNNNNNNNNNNNNNNNNNNNNNNNNNNNNNNNNNNNNNNNNNNNNNNNNNNNNNNNNNNNNNNNNNNNNNNNNNNNNNNNNNNNNNNNNNNNNNNNNNNNNNNNNNNNNNNNNNNNNNNNNNNNNNNGGGGCTCAGTCTGAGGACGGGCGGCGGCGGCCCCAGACCGGGGGACAGGGGGAGCGGGAACGGAGCCGCGGCCGCCACGACCTGCGACAGCCGACTGGTCGAGGCATCGAGCACGGCGAAGGCGGCGGAGGTAGAGCTGCGGTCGTCGGGCGAGGAGGAGGGCACGGACGAGAGGAGGAGCAACACGGGCGTGGAAGCGCCGGGggacgaggaggaagacagGAGGAGCAGGGGGGCGTGGCTCGGGGGGTTCGCCAGGATCTGAACGGGCTGAGCTGGAAGAGCGAACCCAGGCGGGGGAGGCGGAACGCCGGGGGCCTCCTGAGCGGCGTTGGCGTTCGGCTCCGGGGGATCTGGGTTCATCAGAAAGCGCGTGAAGATTTCTGCAGCTTGGATCTGATCGTTGTCGTCCGACGGCGCCTCGTCGGCCGGCGAGGGGTACGATTCCCCGGGAGGCGCGTTCGGTACGCGATCGGAACTTTGGCTGAAGCTCGGCTCCGCTGAGCTGGTCTCCTCCTGCGCTGCCGGAGTCTCCGGATCCGTCCGAGGAGCGTCCGGCGAGGAAGCGTCGACCTGCGGCACTTTGAGGCCGTCGGGGCTGAGCGTGTACGGGATCCCCTGGTCGTCGATGAGGAGCACGCTGTCCGTGTCGCAGTCCACGGAGGACAGGGACGCGAGGACGGAGGTAGAAAAGAACGACGGGGACAGGAGGGGCTCGTTGTTGTCTTCTTCTACCATGTCTCTGTCTCCGTCTCCCTCGTATTCGTCCACCTCCATGATCAGCGGGCTCTCGCAGGCGGGGTCGCCCGCCAGGCGTCCGTGACCCCGCTCCCGGCACTCCCTTTTCCTCGGCAGACTCAGGTCCAGCGGCTCCGTCTGCTCCTCCGTCTCGTCCGAGACGGTGTTCTGCCGAGTCCGAGGACCGTTTCGCTCGGCCTCCCCGCCCCCGGCAGCGTCCCCTCCGACCCGCCGGCGGCTTGGCGTTCGAACTACATCAGCTCCGACGCCCAGAACGTCTCCGTCTGTGCCCGCCGCCTCTTGGAGGGATCCTGTGTCTGCCTCCTGAGAGGCGCCGCCGTCCCCGACGTCTCCCTCGTGTCCGGCAGCTGACGCCTGTCCTGCGACCGGAGCTCCGGCGGGGACCGGGTCAGGCCCACTCGTGCGCCCAGCGGCACACTCTTTGGTCGGGCTGATGGCGGAGTTCGCAATTGGCTTCTTGCGCCCGGGAGGAACGACAATTTTGATCCTTACTGGCTGCCTGCGCGGAGCAGGCACACCGGGCTTCGCTGCGATTGGCTGCCCGAAGCCGCCAGTCTTGCCGGTTTCCTGAGAGGCAGGCTCACAAGTCCCGCCCACCTCTGGCTTTTTCCCATTGATTGATTGAGCATCGTGCCTGATGGTCACTGCTGCCTCCACCAGGCAGGAGCGGAGGTTCGCCGGCTTGGTGCCGGGGGAGGTTTCATCCTTCGGGTCCGAAGCGGCCCCCGTCACCGCCCCTGATCCCTCTCCACGCCGGCTGCCATTTTGGACTTCCAGGCTGCCACTGGTCAGGACTGAGGCCAACTGAGAATCCATTTTGGGGCATACCTATTCCTGTTTCTGATGAATAAAGAGAAGAAGACATGGGGGGGAAAGGGGGGTTAAAAAGTCAGTGCGTGGAGAATGAGAGTCAGAGGAGCAGAGGgaaacatttctaaataaaaattaaaaataaaaaaaactaaacgtCTGTTCATTGTTAGGGTCAAACCTGAACTCATGACTGATTTGGAGGCTTTGAAGTCACCGATCATGCACGTGAGATCTCCAGGAAGAGACGAGGACTGaccccccctcttcctccctcttcctccctcttcctcctcctcagaccgcctgtttctgctgctggttttttttttttttNNNNNNNNNNNNNNNNNNNNNNNNNNNNNNNNNNNNNNNNNNNNNNNNNNNNNNNNNNNNNNNGTTGtggtggggggggtgggggggggggggggtgggggggggggggggggaggttcCGTCTGCCCGCCTGGAGGCTACAGGAGCTCCGCCTCGGACCTCCAGCCGGCCATCTTAGAGCCGAGGGTCCGAGCGCGCGGCTCCGGGACAAACTTTCCCGGCGCGCCGTCGTGGATTTACAATCCCCCCGCTACCCTATCCTaccacccccaccacccccctGCTGACACGCTTTccgtacattaaaaaaaactgcatttaaagaaaataaaaataaaataaaagcccccTCCGCTCCACCCAGACCGGCGCGGCGTTGGGACTGGCTTACCCGAGCTGCGGAGGCTTCCGGAGGACCAAATATGACCGTGCTTGGTGATGCTgcggagggagggaggggtcAAAGGAAGTTGCTATGGTGTCGCAGCCTACCGGGTCCGACCAGGAGCCATGTTCAGCCTATGAGTGGAGTTGAACCCGCAGCCATCCCGCGTCACTGCGCGCGCCTTTAAAGAGCCACAGCCAGAGGGAGCACGTGGTGGGGGAGGGTTGAGGGGGGATGAGGGTTACAGCTTCACCTGGGGGCGACCCCGACCGATGCAGGCTGCTGAAGCCTCTCGGCCAGTTTCCTTGTTCCGATCCAACCTGTCGTCTGTAAACGACCCCCACCCCCGTTCGCCTTAAAGCAGCGCCCCCGGAATCCACCTTCCAACAGGAAGGACCTCAAGGATCCCAGGCGCTCGAAAGAGCTCGCTCGAATACAGCGgcgactccccccccccccccccccccccgcaccCCCGCCNNNNNNNNNNNNNNNNNNNNNNNNNNNNNNNNNNNNNNNNNNNNNNNNNNNNNNNNNNNNNNNNNNcccccccccccccccccccaagatGTGCCCGCATGCAGCTCCGGAACGCGGGTACGCACTCGGTGTAAACAAAGCCGGGGGGGGGGTCACCTGTGCAGGTCAGCCATGTAGGACGAGACTAGAACCTATAACCTCAGTGGGGTACGACCTGTTCTGAAAAACGAAACAATCTCAGATCTTACATGAAGGAGTTAAATAGCTAAAGACCCGAAACCTAATGTCAGGTAACCCGTGTCAGGTCTGCTCTCTTTTCGGGTCCTTTCTTGTGACCCGGTCCAACagagactttatttatttatttatttattttaaagctgtttcgGTGTTTTAGCTTCTCGCCGCTGCTCAGGTTTGGACGGTTAATCTTTTACCCGTAAACGCTGCGGTACCACAGCCAGAGGCGTGTCTAGATTTTTTGCGTCCTTAGGGGGGGCCGGGCAGGGGGCACCGAGTGCAATGAACCATGGtccaaaatttgaaaaaaaaaaactttatttacccaaacaaaacacatggaTCTGACCAGCTTGAGAAAACCATCCAGtatatttgtttattacagGAACTAGTTCTGGTCACCTGATTAGCTTAGCGTAGCTTCACTGTATAGCGCCGTTATGCTAACTCCATTCAACTCACTTACCAACCTAAAGtcaattattacttttacttttaattctCGGTTTATCCTCAGGTTATCTGCTCTTCCACGTTATCGTCCAGACTGAAGGTGAATCATTAAAGTTCCCAAAGAAATCTCCACTTTCTAAACCCTTCAGATCATCTACAGAGATTGACAACGAGCAACAAAACCCgtcttttattgtaaaaaccaCATTAGTCACCGATCGGCGGCGTAGGAGCGCTCAGAGTTCGATGAAAGAGCCGAGCCGTTGTCCAcaacatctttttatttaaaaaaacttccaaGCCCCGGGACTCGGTGCGTCGAGGTCAGGAGTTCGTCTGCAGCGTGAGCTTCATGCGCCGCGTCGTCTCAAAGGCCCGCAGGCGGAGGACCGGGGCGGCGCTCGGTTGGAACCACCCCGTCAAAATAATGGTGCCATCGTTGACGGCAGgcgggacaaaaaaaaaaaaaaggcgaggGACGGTGTTCGAACCCACGAGGACTCGGGTGCAAGAGTACCCGTGACAGCGGCTGACAGGCCGTGATTAAAGCGGGGGGCggagctgtgtgtgtgggtggggggaggtCGGTCGGCCGCGGTGAACTGTACAGGAAGCCGCGTCACTCCACGTCACCGCGCTCGCACGCCTCGATTTCCGAGACCAGCCGATGGGGGAAGAGCTTGTACTGCAGCCACGTGGGCTCTgaaagcaaaaggaaaacacTTGTTTCTGACACAAATGGCACCCCATATCCGAAGGAGCGGCAAGATGGTCGTCcaggtgttttttctttacccaGGTAGCACGGTGGCGTCTGCAGCTCCCCGTCGAAGCAGGCCTGGGCTGCGGTGAAGCTGCACTGCTTCCGGGGGTGTTTGCAGAAGAACGTCACGTTTTCCCCGTGGGCGACGGTGGCGTCCGTGACGTCGAACGGCCAGCGCTTGACTCCACCGATCACCACGCGGCTCCTCTCGGCGGGGATGACGCAGCGAGCTGAAGGCGCCACGGAGACAGAAGTGCTGACTGTTagtgtgtgtgctcatgtgtgtgtgtgcgcgcccGCCCGAGGAGCTCCTCACCTCTGCAGCGCGGCGGCGACGCGCTCCAGCTGCCATTTGACAGGCAGGTGATCCTCTGGGCTCCGTCCAGCAGGAAGCCCTTCCTGCATAGATAGTGGATGTCGAAGCCCGCCTCGTACTCGGCCTTCTGAACGGCAACCACGTAGCCCCGCTCCACTTCCTGCGGAGGCCGGCAGAACATCTCTGAAAGAAGAGAGCGAGAAGCAGAACGCCAGTAAATCACGTTATTGTCACGCAGTGCTGGGAGATCTCACGAGCTGTACTGGGGCTCAGAGCACGCGTTGAGGGTGAccctcagctacttccacaccaaattcgacctcaatatctgtaaaactgaccgagtcgccgccatttttgtgctggcgaATGCTGAtgagctgcggcggccatcctAATTTCTAATTTGCGTTGACCGCCCCCCCAAAGTTCATCACCtacagatgtgcatccagtgattacgctttgattatttaatcaaaatccatccagtggctcaggagatatttcgctaacagacagagagggtCAACGGCGACAGTGAAAATGTGGCTACAGCGGCGCCAGATTTCGGCAAAATTGAACGACTTACTGCTATTTCTGCGTTCGCTGAGGTTGCTTGgccatggcggccatcttgaatcgcaCCTCCAGCCGTTACTTCCTGACAGTTTGGGTAAACGCTGCCCAGTGGCTCAGAGGATATTTTGCTCATCCTAAAAGCCTGAAAATCATATTCCAGGCTCTTCAAGGAGGCCAAGAAATCCCTGCTTTACCCACAAGAGGGCAGAAGAGATCTGCATTTcaaacctctgtgtgtgtgtgtgtgtgtgtgtgtgtgtggccatgtatttgatacattgtggggacaattttcctaacatatactaccttgtgaggaccaaagcctgctcgtggggaccaaagcctggtccccacgaggagaaatgatgtttttgggttaggggttaggtttaggactaaggtgtgaattgattttaggtttggtttagggttaggtatgtactggtaatggttagggttagggtcagggttaggctgtagttagggtgtagaaatgaatggaagtcaatggaaagtccctgcaaagatagagagacataacgtgtgtgtgtgtgtgtgtgtttcttactGATGGAAAAATACAACCCGTCTCCAAACTAACACTTCTTTTCAGTCTCTCACCTCATTCACACATGATTCAGTCTTTTTTCCTGCTAATCttgaaaggagagaaaaaggaaaagcggCGTAAAGCACCCCGCTGGGAGTGAGGCGgatgtaacacacacacacacgcgtgcaCGCTCCGGGGACGGCGCGGGATGGCGGCGCCATGCTTACTTTTACACACGGGGTGGGGGAACCTCCAGGTTTGGTTCTCCTGGCAGAAGTTCTCGGTGGTCCCAACCGTCTCGGCCCTGCAGGAAGGAGACGGAAACAGATGGTGGACGGCAGCCGGCGAGCTTCATCTGAcattaaaagtgatttttggtgataaagagagaaaaaaaaaaaaaaagtgtaaatgatccttttttttttcagagagtCGGTGCGCTCAGATCTGGCTGACACATCCGCTCGGCCTCGTCTCTTTTCCCACGG is a genomic window of Kryptolebias marmoratus isolate JLee-2015 linkage group LG16, ASM164957v2, whole genome shotgun sequence containing:
- the ntd5 gene encoding beta-2-glycoprotein 1-like; this translates as SPQTSGPCPERLPGRETRKTCPRSCRSDSDCGSKRLCLCDGRCGLSCVAPGRSCPWPLPQSETSESRLLSASPTFSALLEVRCRPGFTSPGGSEVAVRRCQGDRRWSGEEPVCREAQLPARACPLPAGVTDTFSVRGDASVGTSISYSCLSGAETVGTTENFCQENQTWRFPHPVCKKMFCRPPQEVERGYVVAVQKAEYEAGFDIHYLCRKGFLLDGAQRITCLSNGSWSASPPRCRARCVIPAERSRVVIGGVKRWPFDVTDATVAHGENVTFFCKHPRKQCSFTAAQACFDGELQTPPCYLEPTWLQYKLFPHRLVSEIEACERGDVE
- the LOC108235364 gene encoding actin cytoskeleton-regulatory complex protein PAN1 (The sequence of the model RefSeq protein was modified relative to this genomic sequence to represent the inferred CDS: added 208 bases not found in genome assembly), yielding MDSQLASVLTSGSLEVQNGSRRGEGSGAVTGAASDPKDETSPGTKPANLRSCLVEAAVTIRHDAQSINGKKPEVGGTCEPASQETGKTGGFGQPIAAKPGVPAPRRQPVRIKIVVPPGRKKPIANSAISPTKECAAGRTSGPDPVPAGAPVAGQASAAGHEGDVGDGGASQEADTGSLQEAAGTDGDVLGVGADVVRTPSRRRVGGDAAGGGEAERNGPRTRQNTVSDETEEQTEPLDLSLPRKRECRERGHGRLAGDPACESPLIMEVDEYEGDGDRDMVEEDNNEPLLSPSFFSTSVLASLSSVDCDTDSVLLIDDQGIPYTLSPDGLKVPQVDASSPDAPRTDPETPAAQEETSSAEPSFSQSSDRVPNAPPGESYPSPADEAPSDDNDQIQAAEIFTRFLMNPDPPEPNANAAQEAPGVPPPPPGFALPAQPVQILANPPSHAPLLLLSSSSSPGASTPVLLLLSSVPSSSPDDRSSTSAAFAVLDASTSRLSQVVAAAAPFPLPLSPGLGPPPPVLRLSPGSSPLVLSGASDATPRAVLAPLAVPPSALRDSRLGAALQAQISSSESKPGSEAIPAEESETKKPSTRGATPPQPQPAALPASQAEAQSPAPEAKRDSSPPHPERFPLDDHLYSSHPAAPPSPPVGPLLPSARLDPLEALDPLSPEESPASLGARRVLCCQLCPRIFFYLSDLERHAITHSQKKPHVCQQCGKAFKRSSHLQRHKHIHTGQRNFVCPICSKRFREAGELQRHQRVHTGEKPYQCQLCHTRFAERNTLRRHTKRKHPYHQVAMEMLNERRGRGGGDDDGGRGGVGAAQDEEESAEWYSSAVSTLDNSESEAES